Proteins co-encoded in one Tautonia rosea genomic window:
- the sucC gene encoding ADP-forming succinate--CoA ligase subunit beta, with product MKIHEYQGKDLLKAAGVAVQEGKVVTTPEEAARAFGELGCALAVVKAQVHAGGRGKGIAIGPDADRAEALAIASGQTPRPEGVARGVQLVRSAEEASKAAESLLNKTLITYQTGIEGAKINKVLVAVGHDISRELYLGLAVDRAVQAPVLMASTEGGVEIEDVAQKTPEKIHRETIDVGMGLADFQARKLVKALQLEGPAAKNGQKFFKNFVRFFLDSDCSLAEINPLIVTDAGEVLALDCKLNFDDNALYRHPDIAALIDPAEEDANEMRAAEHGLSYVQLDGDIACLVNGAGLAMSTMDVIKYHGGEPANFLDVGGGANKDQVLEAFRILLASDKVKAVLVNIFGGIMKCDTIAAALLAAYDEIDFKLPLVVRLEGTNVEQGMKLLEESGRKIITAKGLTDAAQKVVAAAKSA from the coding sequence ATGAAGATTCACGAATACCAGGGCAAGGACCTCTTGAAGGCCGCCGGAGTCGCCGTCCAAGAGGGGAAAGTCGTCACGACTCCCGAGGAAGCCGCCCGAGCGTTTGGGGAACTCGGCTGCGCGCTGGCCGTGGTCAAGGCCCAGGTTCATGCCGGTGGCCGAGGCAAGGGGATCGCTATCGGTCCGGACGCGGATCGAGCCGAGGCTTTGGCCATTGCATCCGGTCAGACGCCTCGCCCCGAAGGTGTGGCACGAGGCGTTCAGCTCGTTCGATCCGCTGAAGAGGCGAGCAAGGCTGCCGAAAGCCTGCTGAACAAGACCCTCATCACGTATCAGACCGGAATCGAAGGAGCGAAGATCAACAAGGTTCTCGTTGCGGTCGGTCATGACATCTCGCGAGAGCTTTACCTTGGCCTGGCAGTTGATCGTGCGGTGCAAGCTCCGGTCTTGATGGCCTCGACCGAGGGAGGGGTTGAGATCGAGGATGTCGCTCAAAAGACTCCCGAAAAGATTCACCGAGAAACGATTGATGTGGGAATGGGACTGGCGGATTTCCAGGCCCGCAAGCTGGTGAAGGCCCTTCAGCTTGAGGGACCAGCAGCAAAGAATGGTCAGAAGTTCTTCAAGAATTTCGTACGATTTTTTCTAGATTCCGATTGCTCACTTGCCGAAATCAACCCGCTCATTGTCACCGATGCCGGCGAAGTCCTCGCGCTCGACTGCAAACTGAATTTCGATGACAACGCGCTATACCGGCACCCCGACATTGCCGCCTTGATCGACCCCGCCGAGGAAGATGCGAACGAGATGAGGGCCGCCGAGCACGGCCTCTCCTACGTTCAACTCGACGGCGATATCGCCTGCCTGGTGAATGGGGCCGGGCTGGCCATGTCGACCATGGATGTCATCAAATATCATGGTGGTGAGCCGGCGAATTTCCTCGATGTGGGTGGTGGGGCGAACAAGGATCAGGTCCTGGAAGCATTCCGGATCCTCCTGGCATCGGACAAGGTCAAGGCAGTCCTGGTGAACATTTTCGGTGGAATTATGAAGTGCGACACGATCGCCGCCGCACTTCTGGCCGCCTATGACGAGATTGACTTCAAGCTCCCGCTGGTCGTCCGACTTGAGGGGACAAATGTCGAGCAAGGCATGAAATTGCTCGAAGAGTCGGGACGAAAGATCATCACGGCGAAGGGCCTGACCGACGCGGCCCAGAAGGTCGTTGCCGCGGCGAAGTCTGCCTGA
- the sucD gene encoding succinate--CoA ligase subunit alpha, which translates to MSILVDKNTRLICQGITGKAGAFHSEQCKAYGTQLVGGVTPGKGGTTTLGVPVFDTVDEAVNETGADASMIFVPPPFAADSIMEAADAGIRVIIAITEGIPVLDMARAMAYLKAHHPSARLVGPNCPGVITPGACKIGIMPGYIHKPGRVGVVSRSGTLTYEAVWQLTNLGIGQSTCVGIGGDPVNGTDFVSVLKMFQDDPDTDAVMMMGEIGGNAEEQAAAYVKSGAFTKPIAAFIAGQTAPPGKRMGHAGAIISGGSGKASDKIAALEQAGILVAKSPADMGVTLQSAMANA; encoded by the coding sequence ATGAGCATCCTTGTCGATAAAAACACCCGACTGATTTGCCAGGGCATTACCGGAAAGGCCGGAGCCTTCCATTCCGAGCAGTGTAAGGCGTACGGGACTCAGCTCGTGGGTGGTGTCACCCCCGGGAAAGGAGGAACGACGACCCTGGGAGTTCCGGTCTTTGACACGGTCGATGAAGCGGTGAACGAGACGGGAGCCGATGCTTCCATGATCTTTGTTCCCCCTCCCTTCGCAGCTGATTCCATTATGGAAGCGGCCGATGCTGGCATCCGGGTGATTATTGCGATCACTGAGGGGATTCCGGTTCTGGACATGGCCCGCGCCATGGCCTATTTGAAGGCACATCACCCGTCTGCCCGCCTTGTGGGTCCGAACTGTCCAGGAGTGATCACTCCGGGAGCCTGCAAGATTGGGATTATGCCGGGATATATCCACAAGCCGGGACGAGTTGGAGTGGTGAGCCGATCCGGTACGTTGACCTATGAAGCGGTCTGGCAGTTGACGAACCTCGGGATTGGCCAGAGCACCTGCGTCGGCATTGGTGGGGACCCGGTCAACGGGACCGACTTTGTCTCGGTCCTGAAAATGTTCCAGGACGATCCTGACACGGATGCCGTAATGATGATGGGAGAAATTGGCGGCAACGCCGAAGAGCAGGCGGCGGCCTATGTGAAGTCGGGGGCATTTACCAAGCCGATCGCGGCCTTCATTGCCGGTCAAACCGCTCCTCCAGGCAAGCGTATGGGGCATGCGGGTGCCATCATTTCTGGAGGATCAGGCAAGGCTTCGGACAAGATCGCCGCGCTCGAACAGGCAGGGATTCTGGTCGCAAAGAGTCCGGCCGACATGGGGGTCACGCTGCAGTCGGCCATGGCCAATGCCTGA
- a CDS encoding NUDIX domain-containing protein: protein MHYENAWISVREDQVIRPDGAPGIYGVVHFKNRAIGVLPVEEDGSVWLVGQYRYPLDAYSWEIPEGGCPPGESPEETARRELVEETGLTAGHWEFLGTMHLSNSVSDEVGYLYRATQLTPGPNQPEPTEQLEVRRVSWIEARAMIDRGEITDSMSVVALLKEALRRF, encoded by the coding sequence ATTCACTATGAAAATGCCTGGATCTCCGTCCGGGAAGACCAGGTGATTCGACCTGATGGGGCTCCTGGGATTTACGGAGTCGTTCACTTTAAAAATCGAGCGATCGGCGTGCTGCCGGTCGAAGAGGATGGCTCGGTCTGGCTCGTGGGCCAGTACCGATATCCGCTCGATGCCTATTCCTGGGAAATCCCAGAGGGGGGATGCCCTCCAGGGGAGTCTCCGGAGGAAACTGCCCGGCGGGAACTGGTCGAGGAAACCGGTCTGACTGCCGGGCATTGGGAGTTCCTCGGGACAATGCATCTGTCCAATTCCGTGAGTGATGAGGTGGGATACCTCTATCGAGCCACCCAACTGACTCCTGGACCAAATCAGCCCGAACCAACGGAACAACTGGAAGTCCGACGCGTTTCCTGGATCGAGGCACGTGCGATGATCGATCGAGGCGAAATTACCGATTCGATGAGTGTGGTTGCCTTGCTCAAAGAGGCCCTTCGTCGTTTCTGA